TGGCTATCTCATCGCCGCCTTTGAGAATGGGGATGAATGGCAGGAGAGGCAGCAGGGATTGTTGCAACGCCAGTTCGGCCGGGACTTCCCAGAGATTGAGCAGGCGGAAATCTTGCCGGGCGACGAGGCCGAGGAATTCATATTCGAAACGAGTCACAAGGGCAGACTCGTCAGCAGGCGGCAAGATATTGACGACGACCGGGACGACCGGAACTTGATAGCGGTCGTGAGCAAGGGCAGCATAAGCAGCCACGCGACGGCCGATGTTGCGGTCGGGCCGCAACTGGATTTCGTTGAGAACGAGAAAGCCGCCATGAACGGGGCTGTAGACACGCAGCAGGGCGTCGGTCTCGCGACTGACCCACTGCAGATCTGCCGCCAGCATGTCGATGACCTCGACCGTATCATCTTGCAGCAGCCAACGCACCCAGGCGGTGGGCGCCAGGCTGATGAGTTTCTTGCTGCCAATGTCGGCGGTCCTGGCCATTGTTCACGTTCCTGCGCGCTTGCGCTCGTACATTATAGCCCAACGGTGGGTGTAGTCTCAACTTTGGCTGCGGGCAGCCAGACGTCCTTGTACCAGGCCCAGGTGGCGGCCAGACCCTGGCGCAGCGGCATCTCTGGCGCCCAGCCCAGGTTCTTGCCGGCGGCGGTGATGTCGAGCACCAGGCGGGGGACATCGAACGGCCGGGGTGAGGCGCGATGGATCTCAACCGAGTATTCCGGCTCTGCCAGCTCACACAGCAACCCCACCAGATGGTTCAGGCTGACTGGCCGGCCGCCGCCGATGTTGAAGACGCCGGTCGGCTTGTTGTGCCCGGCCGCCAGCACTGCCGCCCGCGCCAGATCCGAGACATGGAAGAAATCGCGCACGATGGCATCACCATCGCCCCACAGCGTGATCGGCCGGCCGGTGAGGATGTTGCCGATGAAGACCGACACCGCCCCCTGCCTTCCCAGCGGATCCTGGCCGGGGCCATAGGGTACGGACGGGCGCAGGATGGCATAGCTGAGGCCATGCAGATGGTGGTAGAGATCGATGTATTTTTCGGCGGCCAGCTTGGTGACGCCATAGGCCGAGATCGGTCGCGGGGGATGACTTTCGGTCACGGGCAGGCGTCGCACCCGCCCATAGATGGCGCCGCCGGTGGAGAGGAAGACCAGACGGCGGACGCGATGCTCGACGCAGCCCTGGAGCAGCCGGATGGTGGGGATCAGGTTGGCCTGGATGTCGCCGACAGGATGCTGGGTGGCCGATTCGGGGATGTGCGCCCAGGCCAGATGGTAGACGGTGTCAACTTCGTCGAGCAGGTGGCCCGCGGTCAGGAGGTCTACCAACTCACCCCGGCGCCATTCGATGCCCGGCGCATCCACAAGCCAGGGTGGCAACGGCTGCCGGTCGCAGATGACGACCCGCTGGCCCAGGCGGCTGAGGAGGGCGACCAGATGGCTGCCGATGAAGCCGCAGCCGCCGGTGACGAGGACGCACTGGGGGGTGGTCATGGCTGGGCGGCGCAGGTGGCGGGAATGAGGGCGCACGCCTGATCGGGGAGGGGGGGGCGTGCAAGCATGACCTGGCCGAGGTTCAGTTCGTTGCCCGCGGGCCGGCCGTCGGCGTCTGCCAGATCCAGGCGGCTGCCATCGGCCAGGCTGTACAATCCGGCCACCACGTGCAGGCGGGTTCCGGGCGAAAAGCTGGGCGGGATGGGCAGTTGTCGCCAGTCGTTGGCCGGCCTGGCGCCTGGTTGGGTGAGAAAGAGGCGGGGCGGGCCATCGGCCTGGGAGATGGTTTCGTCGCCGTGGCGCAGATGGACGAAGGCGACATAACCATCGGGAATGCCGTCGGGCCAGCGCAGCCAGAGGTCGAGCGGCTTGCCCGCTTGAGCGTTGCCCCCGGGCAGCCGGGCCTGCAGAGCGATGGCGTCGCCCGAAGGCATCAGGAAGCGGGCCTGGGTGGATGTGACCGTGGGTGCAAGGCCGGCGCCGAAATCGGCCGCAAGGAAGGCTTCCGGGGCAAGGGGTCGGATGTCGCCATCGGCGTGGCGACGGTAGGCGGCCACCAGCGCCAACCTGTCGCCCTGCAGCAGGGTCGGGGTGGCAAAGGACCCGGTAAGCGGCAGGCGGTTGCCAGGCTGCAAAGGGTTGGGGCCATGAGCGATGCCGGCGGCGACCCCCCAGGTGCGTGGGAGCGCGAGGGGGGTGGTGGCAATGGTGACGATCTCACCCGGACGCCAATCGCCGGGCGGATGCCAGACCAGGGCGGGCGGGGCCAGGTCGTCGAAGGCGTAGACCCGCTCGTTGTTGGGGGTCAGAATCTCGACCCAGGGCCGCAGATCGGACGTAAATCCCGCGCCCACCTGCCAGCGGGTGATGATCTGGCTCTGACGCCAGAGGGGACGGTCGCTGATCTCGACTGCGAGCAGGGTCAAGGGGGTGGCCGGGGTCTGGGCGGACGACTGTCGGGTGAAGTCGTAGAAGCT
The nucleotide sequence above comes from Caldilineales bacterium. Encoded proteins:
- a CDS encoding NAD-dependent epimerase/dehydratase family protein; this encodes MTTPQCVLVTGGCGFIGSHLVALLSRLGQRVVICDRQPLPPWLVDAPGIEWRRGELVDLLTAGHLLDEVDTVYHLAWAHIPESATQHPVGDIQANLIPTIRLLQGCVEHRVRRLVFLSTGGAIYGRVRRLPVTESHPPRPISAYGVTKLAAEKYIDLYHHLHGLSYAILRPSVPYGPGQDPLGRQGAVSVFIGNILTGRPITLWGDGDAIVRDFFHVSDLARAAVLAAGHNKPTGVFNIGGGRPVSLNHLVGLLCELAEPEYSVEIHRASPRPFDVPRLVLDITAAGKNLGWAPEMPLRQGLAATWAWYKDVWLPAAKVETTPTVGL